One genomic window of Pontibacillus halophilus JSM 076056 = DSM 19796 includes the following:
- a CDS encoding DUF4275 family protein, with translation MSQIKRIKDKGIPVSTCTYRGKELRQRWEEAFAHTLSLSQKRNIKLHQYLWHVFSWRKFPCKEGQQAMTAFNQVHKNACYLFYQGDEDTLLIRNATNLKAADVINNVDGYMDDVYVVDVDFKWTYVVTHEPDCGPYFFQSNWKTEQD, from the coding sequence ATGAGCCAAATTAAACGAATTAAAGACAAGGGTATTCCTGTTTCTACGTGTACCTATCGAGGTAAGGAATTACGTCAGCGGTGGGAAGAGGCCTTTGCACATACACTGAGCCTATCTCAAAAGCGGAACATTAAACTTCATCAATACTTGTGGCATGTGTTCAGTTGGCGAAAGTTTCCTTGTAAAGAAGGTCAGCAGGCAATGACAGCCTTTAACCAGGTACATAAAAATGCCTGTTACCTGTTCTATCAAGGCGATGAAGATACCCTTCTGATTAGGAATGCGACCAATTTAAAGGCGGCAGATGTAATCAATAACGTGGATGGTTACATGGATGACGTCTATGTAGTAGATGTAGATTTCAAGTGGACGTACGTGGTAACTCATGAACCGGACTGTGGACCTTATTTCTTTCAATCTAATTGGAAGACTGAGCAAGATTAG
- a CDS encoding PadR family transcriptional regulator, producing the protein MKISKELLKGSTTTLILSLLDTKPRYGYEIIKELELKSEGIFSFKEGTIYPILHTLENKGLIVSFWEEGTGKRKRKYYKLNDSGRELIQEKKEEWSVFKDAVDQVLHGEKSVWD; encoded by the coding sequence ATGAAGATTAGTAAAGAGCTACTTAAAGGGAGTACAACCACGTTAATCCTAAGCTTGCTCGACACGAAGCCAAGGTATGGGTATGAAATCATCAAGGAACTGGAATTGAAGTCTGAAGGTATTTTCAGTTTTAAGGAAGGGACGATTTATCCCATCCTTCACACTCTTGAGAATAAAGGGCTGATTGTCTCCTTCTGGGAGGAAGGGACTGGAAAGAGAAAGAGGAAATATTACAAGTTAAATGATTCAGGTAGAGAACTTATCCAAGAGAAAAAAGAGGAATGGTCCGTCTTTAAAGACGCAGTTGATCAAGTGCTACATGGAGAGAAAAGCGTATGGGATTAG
- a CDS encoding DUF3243 domain-containing protein — MADHNQLNSMEERAAEMSQEKKEEILQNFNNFASYLGSKVSKAEKLGMSEEAVAKSAEKVADYLADHEEPKNREEHLLRELWKHGDKDEQHTLAHLLVRMVQDYK, encoded by the coding sequence ATGGCAGATCATAATCAATTAAACAGCATGGAAGAACGTGCGGCAGAAATGAGCCAGGAGAAGAAAGAAGAAATCCTTCAAAACTTTAATAACTTTGCTAGCTACTTAGGAAGCAAGGTGAGCAAAGCAGAGAAATTAGGAATGAGTGAAGAAGCCGTTGCGAAGAGCGCAGAAAAAGTAGCGGATTATCTCGCTGACCACGAAGAGCCTAAAAACCGTGAAGAACATCTATTGCGTGAGCTTTGGAAGCATGGCGACAAAGACGAACAACACACGCTCGCTCACTTGCTTGTACGTATGGTTCAAGATTATAAATAG
- a CDS encoding permease prefix domain 1-containing protein produces MKEIERYVKEITNNLPDEEKEELREEVVGHLEDHMKELLIEGKSEEEAVRMAIESFGDEGKLNEAFKRSFFPTYKFVRFAWSVVLTIASLSFISYYSMEYYHPEFDNGIELYSVWMTMFYIASLAGPSEFMHHSLQGGLKWKWVVNPWVFFMVPSLIISGMLTSMLFTQPERYQDGRWLDLFALLIGALVYVSARQLFNGLFLKGNNGKRNIVN; encoded by the coding sequence ATGAAGGAGATTGAGCGGTATGTAAAGGAGATTACCAATAACCTGCCTGATGAGGAGAAGGAAGAGTTGAGAGAAGAAGTGGTTGGACACCTCGAGGATCATATGAAAGAGCTTCTTATCGAAGGGAAGTCTGAAGAGGAAGCTGTGCGGATGGCAATTGAGTCATTTGGAGATGAGGGCAAGCTAAACGAGGCGTTCAAGAGGTCCTTCTTTCCAACCTATAAGTTCGTTCGTTTCGCATGGTCTGTCGTGTTGACCATTGCAAGTCTCAGTTTCATTTCCTACTATTCTATGGAGTACTATCACCCTGAGTTTGATAACGGGATTGAGTTGTATAGCGTGTGGATGACCATGTTCTATATTGCCTCTCTCGCTGGGCCTAGTGAATTTATGCATCATTCTTTACAAGGTGGACTCAAATGGAAGTGGGTTGTGAATCCTTGGGTGTTTTTTATGGTGCCGTCGTTGATAATTAGTGGGATGCTAACATCAATGCTGTTTACCCAACCTGAACGGTATCAGGATGGGCGATGGTTGGATTTATTTGCCCTTCTGATTGGAGCATTGGTATATGTTTCAGCAAGGCAATTATTTAATGGTCTATTTCTGAAGGGTAACAATGGAAAGAGAAATATAGTCAATTAA
- a CDS encoding carboxymuconolactone decarboxylase family protein has translation MPWIKPVKQKEMKELQINGNIPEPSPLFDRLLANDPSIYEAFLPLQKAIKETDLPDDLREAVITFVSMKNGCQYCTESHSKLLQDYVNVNDVKEWLQDYPQSTMSEEWKAVLSYADKLIAKPVEVTKEDVERLSESGYTPKQISQINQTVAYTSYTNQLSIGLGL, from the coding sequence ATGCCATGGATTAAACCAGTCAAACAAAAGGAAATGAAAGAACTACAAATAAACGGAAACATACCAGAGCCATCACCACTCTTCGACCGATTGCTGGCCAATGACCCTAGCATCTATGAAGCCTTCCTACCGCTACAAAAGGCGATCAAAGAAACGGACCTACCCGATGATTTACGGGAAGCAGTCATTACCTTCGTTTCAATGAAGAATGGGTGTCAGTACTGTACAGAAAGTCACTCGAAATTGCTTCAAGACTACGTAAATGTAAATGACGTGAAGGAATGGCTTCAAGACTATCCCCAGTCTACAATGAGCGAAGAATGGAAAGCGGTCTTGTCCTACGCCGACAAATTAATTGCTAAGCCAGTGGAAGTAACGAAAGAGGATGTAGAACGCCTTTCAGAATCTGGTTATACTCCTAAACAAATCTCACAAATTAACCAAACAGTAGCTTACACAAGTTACACTAATCAGTTATCAATTGGGCTAGGCTTATAA
- the nagB gene encoding glucosamine-6-phosphate deaminase, producing the protein MNVILCENYDDLSRNAAAMIETYVRANPTCVLGLATGGTPLGTYQKLILGHEQKGTDYSRVSAFNLDEYVGLEASHPQSYHTYMQEHLYRYINVDAIRQYIPNGKAVNMEDECERYESLLDEIGPPDIQLLGIGENGHIGFNEPGSDLDGLTHTVELAESTRQANARYFPSIEDVPKRAITMGIGSILKSKHILLLASGSRKAMAIKRLVSEEVQSTFPASVLHQHPHVTLLVDRLAYQLVEEMKDEEKERLG; encoded by the coding sequence ATGAACGTAATCTTATGTGAGAATTACGATGACCTAAGCCGAAACGCCGCAGCGATGATTGAGACATATGTCCGCGCCAATCCGACATGCGTGTTGGGGCTTGCCACAGGGGGTACGCCGCTTGGTACCTATCAGAAGTTAATACTTGGGCACGAACAGAAGGGAACGGACTATAGCAGGGTGTCTGCCTTTAATCTTGATGAATACGTTGGCTTGGAAGCCTCTCATCCTCAAAGCTATCATACATACATGCAGGAACACCTTTATCGGTATATCAATGTTGATGCTATCAGACAGTATATTCCGAATGGCAAGGCAGTAAACATGGAAGATGAATGCGAACGTTATGAATCGTTGTTGGATGAAATCGGTCCACCTGATATTCAACTACTTGGTATTGGGGAGAATGGGCATATCGGTTTCAATGAACCGGGAAGCGACTTGGATGGTCTTACTCATACTGTTGAGCTTGCAGAGTCCACACGTCAGGCGAATGCTCGGTATTTCCCATCCATTGAAGACGTTCCTAAGCGCGCAATAACGATGGGGATTGGCTCCATCTTAAAGAGTAAACATATCTTATTGCTTGCATCAGGTTCTAGGAAAGCAATGGCGATTAAGCGATTGGTATCAGAAGAGGTCCAATCTACCTTCCCAGCTTCTGTACTCCATCAGCATCCACACGTCACGTTACTAGTGGACCGTCTTGCGTACCAGTTAGTCGAAGAGATGAAGGATGAAGAGAAAGAACGACTTGGTTAA
- a CDS encoding SF0329 family protein: MQWSKTKSTLESFLCEKLKGRIELHATVYRKFHDRPARVWITFDKEEILSASDVTFQVHREKLYRQMIESRKVSSAAEAQPGDSLNRQEYNKAFEQSEEVMVNESIFESYHLYEPFMRYPSLSIEDAMNSENVIIVGLAMFDRRLGKRRLRMMETNDRSHPFVEHCYKIRCRIEGMNMERVNETHL; encoded by the coding sequence ATGCAATGGAGTAAGACGAAGTCAACACTAGAGAGTTTCTTATGCGAGAAGTTAAAGGGACGGATTGAATTGCACGCAACAGTTTATCGGAAATTTCATGACCGTCCAGCTAGAGTATGGATTACGTTCGATAAAGAAGAAATACTCAGTGCTTCAGATGTCACCTTTCAAGTTCATCGTGAGAAGCTGTATAGGCAGATGATAGAGAGCAGAAAGGTTTCAAGTGCTGCTGAGGCACAACCGGGTGATTCATTAAATAGACAAGAATACAATAAGGCTTTTGAACAATCTGAGGAAGTTATGGTGAATGAAAGCATATTTGAAAGTTACCATCTATATGAACCATTCATGAGGTATCCATCCCTGTCTATTGAAGATGCGATGAATTCAGAGAACGTGATCATTGTTGGCCTTGCTATGTTCGATAGAAGATTAGGAAAGAGGAGATTGAGAATGATGGAAACCAATGACCGATCGCATCCATTTGTTGAACATTGCTACAAGATTAGATGTCGCATTGAAGGCATGAATATGGAACGCGTGAACGAAACTCATTTGTAA
- a CDS encoding putative glycolipid-binding domain-containing protein, with protein sequence MDKTVFWTNLEQPGAEYLTIRNIESDLVAESLVLFMRGGNAYKFSYQVVLDQEWFTKRVDITDLVTKRSLYLRRDWTGEWYLNGSVLEGMDDAIDVDISMTPFSNTLPINRCTWERGQVRVFTMLYVDVPSMELEKVEQTYTFLGDTEDGYRRFRYTCKDYETVVTVDREGIIVDYPDAFRREFEQ encoded by the coding sequence TTGGATAAGACCGTTTTCTGGACAAACCTTGAGCAGCCTGGGGCTGAATATTTAACCATCCGCAACATAGAATCGGATTTAGTTGCAGAAAGCTTGGTCCTGTTTATGAGGGGTGGGAATGCGTACAAATTCTCTTATCAGGTGGTTCTAGATCAGGAGTGGTTTACGAAGCGTGTAGATATTACGGATTTAGTAACGAAGAGATCCCTTTATTTACGGCGTGATTGGACCGGAGAATGGTATTTGAATGGGTCTGTTTTAGAAGGGATGGATGATGCCATTGATGTCGACATTTCGATGACGCCATTCTCAAATACGCTCCCAATCAACCGCTGTACATGGGAACGAGGACAGGTACGAGTGTTTACGATGTTGTATGTAGATGTTCCTTCGATGGAACTAGAGAAGGTAGAACAAACCTACACGTTCCTCGGGGATACAGAGGATGGGTATAGAAGATTTCGGTATACGTGCAAAGACTATGAAACCGTGGTTACGGTCGATAGGGAAGGCATCATAGTCGACTATCCAGATGCCTTTAGAAGAGAATTTGAACAGTAA
- a CDS encoding ABC transporter ATP-binding protein, translating to MIDVHHLSHSYFVGKKGSQQEVPVLKDVSFSVEEGEIVAIVGRSGSGKSTLLNLLSGYIRPTSGQIEFRGQDVTNYNESQWAALRLEQVGFIFQSFQLIPSMTAYENIELPLVMKGVAEKERPQRVKEMLEKVGLSAYADHYPSELSGGQQQRVSFARALILHPPILFADEPTGSLDQETERELLSFIQHLNEEGMTFVMITHDEEVAAIADRTILLDGGKVHNGEGVAR from the coding sequence ATGATTGATGTACATCATTTATCTCATTCCTACTTTGTCGGTAAGAAAGGAAGTCAGCAGGAGGTTCCTGTCCTAAAGGATGTATCGTTCTCAGTTGAAGAAGGGGAGATTGTTGCAATAGTAGGGAGAAGTGGCTCAGGCAAATCGACGCTGCTTAACTTATTGAGCGGCTATATCCGTCCAACTTCAGGTCAAATTGAATTTCGTGGACAAGACGTCACGAACTATAACGAATCGCAGTGGGCAGCGCTTCGGTTGGAGCAAGTTGGCTTTATCTTTCAAAGCTTTCAACTCATTCCGAGCATGACCGCCTATGAAAATATTGAATTGCCTCTTGTCATGAAAGGGGTGGCAGAGAAAGAACGGCCACAACGTGTGAAGGAGATGTTAGAGAAGGTTGGTTTGTCTGCATACGCCGACCACTATCCTTCTGAACTATCAGGGGGTCAACAACAACGAGTATCGTTCGCTCGTGCCCTCATTTTACACCCGCCGATTCTGTTTGCCGACGAGCCAACAGGAAGTCTTGATCAGGAAACAGAACGCGAGCTTCTTTCCTTTATCCAACATTTGAACGAAGAAGGGATGACATTTGTGATGATTACTCATGACGAAGAGGTGGCTGCCATCGCAGACCGTACCATTCTGTTAGATGGTGGCAAAGTTCACAACGGAGAAGGGGTGGCACGATGA
- a CDS encoding FtsW/RodA/SpoVE family cell cycle protein — MGLDKKFEAYLDKLCKRIRNKDVHDTIKLEIGDHLQELKEDAMERGFSEEEAINQALTHMGDEKVLGKQLNRTHKAPMDLQIILPVLAVSLFGLLIMYNLQFHSTIKALHEMNVFSNSLVYYLAGLLSMLVMFRFDYRRLATYSIPIYIGTLLILSLTLLLGVWVDGIPFLNIGFAFINFTEVTPYLLAVSFAGIFHKWDWKDTRKFWIGAGVLALPILLLSTTWAVAATFLSLIVCMTIVSVSKASIKQVLAITLPLSIWPLVRFFVQADTSTLPNAYAGLTLRDANFIGSALQSTPEPVSRVHTDFIFSYTIYTFGWLSAIIVFGLIAYFIWRIIRTGRRMVYSYARLLTIGLAATFSVQFFLSILMNFGLPGLPGVAMPFMSFGGSHILIEMIAVGLLLSIYRRRNTAEQAMAYS, encoded by the coding sequence ATGGGATTAGATAAGAAATTTGAAGCCTATTTGGATAAGTTGTGTAAGCGAATAAGGAATAAAGATGTACATGATACCATCAAGCTTGAGATTGGCGATCATCTTCAGGAACTCAAGGAGGATGCTATGGAGAGAGGATTTTCTGAGGAAGAGGCTATCAATCAGGCATTGACTCATATGGGGGATGAGAAAGTATTAGGAAAGCAATTGAACAGGACGCATAAAGCCCCAATGGATCTACAAATTATCCTTCCCGTTCTCGCGGTTTCTCTATTCGGGCTTCTGATTATGTACAACCTGCAATTTCATTCGACCATTAAAGCTCTTCATGAGATGAACGTATTCAGTAATAGCCTTGTATACTATTTAGCTGGCCTTCTGAGCATGCTAGTTATGTTCAGATTTGATTATAGAAGACTTGCAACGTACTCGATTCCTATTTATATAGGAACGTTACTCATTCTTTCATTGACTCTCCTTCTCGGTGTCTGGGTCGATGGCATCCCCTTCTTAAATATTGGCTTTGCCTTCATTAATTTCACGGAAGTCACTCCATATCTCTTGGCCGTATCCTTTGCTGGAATCTTTCACAAATGGGATTGGAAAGACACACGAAAGTTCTGGATTGGAGCAGGTGTTCTTGCCTTACCAATCCTTTTACTGTCAACGACTTGGGCAGTGGCTGCCACTTTCCTCAGCTTGATTGTATGCATGACCATTGTGTCCGTGTCTAAGGCAAGCATCAAGCAAGTCTTAGCCATTACTCTACCTTTATCCATATGGCCGTTGGTGCGTTTCTTCGTTCAAGCAGATACGTCTACACTCCCTAACGCGTATGCTGGGTTAACCTTGAGAGATGCGAACTTCATAGGAAGTGCCTTGCAGTCCACTCCCGAACCCGTCTCTCGAGTCCATACAGATTTCATCTTTTCGTACACCATCTACACATTCGGTTGGTTGTCCGCCATCATCGTATTCGGGTTGATTGCCTATTTCATCTGGAGAATCATTCGTACAGGCAGAAGGATGGTTTATTCCTATGCTCGACTTCTCACCATCGGCCTGGCAGCGACATTCTCCGTGCAGTTCTTCCTAAGTATTCTTATGAACTTCGGATTACCAGGGTTGCCTGGCGTAGCCATGCCTTTTATGAGTTTCGGTGGTTCCCACATCCTCATTGAAATGATCGCTGTCGGCTTATTATTGAGTATTTACAGAAGACGCAATACAGCCGAACAAGCTATGGCATACAGCTAA
- a CDS encoding DUF2254 domain-containing protein codes for MNGEFMGFYYYLRKYFKMSKRQRKSELKSTLWFMPLWYIIGAILLSAFTFYLDYVIDVSLYLPPAIGFSGQTLQVLLSALVGGVLTLSAFTINSLLVALTTFSGQFSSKMLVNFVSDRATQHVLGIFNGSFIYVLLNFLYVTHEEEEYIAATPVFSILTAITAAVTFIYFINHTTTWMQVHNISYNMNRKSKSVQSSLEKELQPYHLEKVVEPESLPDEEHGKVIKANQSGYLQVADFTKLIKQAHGDDALLKFNIRIGEFVVEGTPLLTYWEYGHPINSDRYLKSIEIGVKQTEIQDLEYGLIKLAEVAIKALGHNDPLTVSNTIHQIADLLKSIGQNTNFSPYLFDRNEKLRIILNQKDFRYYLHKGFASIREYAKQNSTVITELIAMVSLLSKTMDKEVQPELWEFARQTILGFDQDSLYENDCFYIVEHLSELSKQTGNEEDYLFLLEYMLQRVSSVRALEASKTT; via the coding sequence ATGAATGGTGAATTTATGGGCTTCTATTACTATCTACGAAAGTACTTTAAGATGTCGAAGCGTCAGCGGAAGAGTGAATTAAAGTCAACGCTTTGGTTTATGCCACTTTGGTATATTATTGGGGCGATTTTATTATCTGCTTTTACGTTTTACCTGGATTATGTGATCGATGTCAGTTTGTATTTACCCCCTGCTATTGGCTTTAGCGGACAAACGCTGCAGGTGTTATTGAGTGCCCTTGTAGGCGGGGTGCTCACACTAAGTGCATTTACAATCAACTCGTTGCTCGTTGCTTTAACAACGTTCAGCGGACAGTTCTCCTCTAAGATGCTAGTAAACTTCGTAAGCGATCGAGCAACCCAACACGTACTCGGTATTTTTAACGGGAGTTTTATATACGTGCTGTTAAACTTCTTGTACGTGACTCATGAAGAAGAGGAGTATATCGCGGCTACACCAGTATTCTCTATATTGACCGCTATTACGGCAGCTGTGACCTTTATTTATTTCATCAACCATACAACAACATGGATGCAAGTTCACAATATTAGCTATAACATGAACAGAAAGTCGAAGTCTGTACAGTCTTCTTTAGAAAAGGAGTTACAGCCGTATCACCTTGAGAAAGTCGTGGAGCCAGAATCCTTGCCAGATGAGGAGCATGGTAAGGTCATTAAAGCGAATCAATCTGGTTATCTTCAAGTTGCGGATTTCACTAAATTAATTAAGCAGGCTCATGGAGATGATGCGCTGCTTAAGTTTAATATCCGTATCGGAGAATTCGTGGTAGAAGGAACCCCACTCCTTACCTATTGGGAATATGGACATCCGATTAACTCAGATCGCTATCTGAAATCCATTGAAATTGGTGTCAAGCAGACCGAAATTCAAGACTTAGAGTATGGACTGATTAAGCTTGCTGAAGTAGCGATCAAAGCTTTAGGACATAACGACCCGCTTACCGTTTCAAATACGATTCATCAAATCGCGGATTTGTTGAAGAGCATTGGTCAGAATACGAACTTCTCTCCGTACCTGTTCGACCGGAATGAGAAGCTTCGGATTATCCTGAACCAAAAGGATTTCCGTTATTACCTCCACAAAGGCTTTGCCTCGATACGTGAGTATGCGAAACAAAATTCAACTGTTATCACAGAGTTGATTGCAATGGTTTCCCTGCTCAGTAAAACGATGGATAAAGAGGTCCAACCAGAGTTATGGGAATTTGCTCGCCAGACGATTCTAGGCTTTGACCAAGACAGCCTCTACGAAAATGACTGCTTCTATATAGTAGAACATTTATCTGAGCTTTCTAAACAGACTGGGAACGAAGAAGATTATCTGTTCCTTCTTGAATATATGTTGCAGCGAGTCAGTTCAGTAAGAGCTTTAGAGGCGTCTAAGACTACGTAG
- a CDS encoding PadR family transcriptional regulator, with amino-acid sequence MDRELMKGSIEILLLSILSQADCYGYEITKKLRTLSEDAYHMNEGTLYPALKRLEKKECVTSYWSTESAGGRRKYYSITETGRTVLAGKLKDWKQIHSLIETTSGEFG; translated from the coding sequence ATGGACAGAGAGCTGATGAAAGGGAGCATTGAAATCTTGTTGCTTTCCATCTTGTCGCAAGCAGATTGCTATGGGTACGAAATAACTAAGAAGCTCAGGACACTAAGTGAGGATGCGTACCACATGAATGAGGGGACCCTGTACCCAGCTTTGAAGAGGCTTGAGAAGAAGGAATGTGTGACATCGTATTGGAGTACAGAATCCGCTGGTGGTCGGAGGAAGTATTATTCCATTACCGAGACAGGACGTACCGTATTGGCGGGAAAACTTAAGGATTGGAAGCAAATCCATTCATTAATTGAAACTACTTCGGGGGAATTTGGATGA
- a CDS encoding polyphosphate kinase 2 family protein yields the protein MLEAVDLSLKIDKKRYKKELKQTQLELLQLQRSIYDHQLGILIVFEGWDAAGKGGAIKRLTSGLDPRGFDVHSIGAPSTLEKKHHYLKRFWKEVPPYGKIAIFDRSWYGRILVERVENFASVSEWKRAYEEIVQFEHLLSQDRYVVIKLWLHISKDEQLKRFEERQADPLKKWKITEEDWRNRAKWDAYEEAIEAMIMKTSTPESRWHIIEGEDKYYARVKTNQTIIQVIKERLSLMDGL from the coding sequence ATGCTTGAAGCTGTTGATTTATCCTTGAAGATCGATAAGAAGCGTTATAAGAAGGAGCTAAAGCAAACTCAGTTAGAATTGCTCCAGTTACAGCGGTCCATCTATGACCATCAGTTGGGAATACTCATCGTATTTGAGGGATGGGATGCAGCGGGAAAGGGCGGTGCCATTAAGCGTTTGACGAGTGGTCTTGACCCCCGTGGCTTTGATGTACATTCTATCGGTGCTCCCTCCACCCTTGAGAAGAAGCACCATTACCTGAAACGGTTTTGGAAAGAGGTCCCTCCTTATGGGAAGATTGCGATTTTCGACCGTTCTTGGTATGGCAGAATTCTCGTCGAAAGAGTCGAGAATTTCGCCTCTGTCTCCGAATGGAAGCGAGCGTACGAAGAAATCGTTCAGTTCGAACACTTACTCTCACAAGACCGCTATGTTGTTATTAAACTCTGGTTGCATATCTCTAAGGACGAACAGCTCAAGAGATTTGAAGAAAGGCAAGCAGATCCATTAAAGAAATGGAAGATCACTGAAGAAGACTGGAGAAACCGAGCCAAGTGGGATGCCTACGAAGAAGCGATTGAAGCTATGATCATGAAGACCTCTACGCCAGAAAGTAGATGGCACATCATAGAAGGAGAAGATAAATATTACGCCCGAGTAAAGACGAATCAAACGATAATCCAAGTGATTAAAGAGCGGCTGAGCTTGATGGATGGATTGTGA
- a CDS encoding FAS1-like dehydratase domain-containing protein, which yields MCYDLIRKFNIGGVSVKKGDVFTWERTFTNEEVLEFGQLSGDQGLHHVQPDEQGRLMVHGLLTASIGTKIGGDLNYIAREMVSEFIRPVFTGDTITCEVTLTDVAQAEGLKRVKMITVYRNQKGKEVLTGSSHGIVRDL from the coding sequence ATGTGCTACGATTTAATCAGAAAATTCAATATTGGAGGGGTATCTGTGAAGAAGGGTGACGTCTTTACTTGGGAAAGAACCTTTACGAATGAGGAAGTGTTGGAATTCGGTCAACTATCAGGTGACCAAGGGCTGCATCATGTTCAACCAGACGAACAAGGTCGCCTCATGGTCCACGGCCTATTAACCGCAAGCATCGGCACGAAGATTGGCGGGGATTTAAACTACATCGCGAGAGAAATGGTAAGTGAATTTATCCGCCCTGTCTTTACTGGAGATACGATTACGTGTGAAGTAACGCTAACAGACGTAGCACAAGCAGAAGGTTTAAAGCGAGTGAAAATGATCACCGTCTATCGCAACCAGAAAGGGAAAGAAGTTCTGACTGGTTCAAGCCATGGTATTGTGAGAGATCTATAA
- a CDS encoding manganese catalase family protein — MFYHIKELQYDARPAGPDPLFAAKLQEILGGQYGEISVMMQYLFQGYNSRADAKYRDLLLDVGTEEMAHVEMLATLIARLLDKAPVEEQDRMYRSQPVVAAVMGGTNPQHIIASGLGAMPVDSVGNRWTASYIGASGNLLADFRANLTAESMGRLQAVRLYEMAHDPGVKDTLSFMIARDTAHQNQWAAAIAELEQREGDLVVPTTFPRHLQKQEVAYDLYNLSRGEASKEGRWASGPSMDGKGTFNYVADPVPFGPKAYLHPAPYWVHDTMVPMMK, encoded by the coding sequence ATGTTCTATCATATAAAAGAATTACAGTATGATGCGAGGCCAGCAGGTCCTGACCCTTTATTTGCCGCAAAGCTTCAAGAAATCTTAGGGGGCCAGTACGGTGAGATTTCGGTCATGATGCAGTATTTGTTTCAAGGGTATAACTCCCGAGCGGACGCTAAATATCGGGATTTGCTTCTTGATGTTGGAACTGAGGAAATGGCGCATGTCGAAATGCTCGCAACGTTGATTGCTCGATTGTTAGATAAAGCACCTGTTGAAGAACAAGATCGAATGTACAGAAGTCAACCTGTCGTAGCAGCTGTTATGGGAGGCACCAATCCTCAACATATTATCGCAAGTGGACTTGGAGCCATGCCAGTAGATAGTGTTGGCAATCGGTGGACGGCTTCGTACATTGGGGCAAGTGGGAACTTGCTCGCAGATTTCCGAGCTAACTTAACTGCAGAATCAATGGGGCGTCTACAAGCTGTTCGGTTGTATGAAATGGCTCATGATCCTGGAGTGAAGGATACGTTGTCGTTTATGATTGCTCGGGATACCGCTCATCAGAATCAGTGGGCGGCCGCGATTGCAGAATTAGAACAACGAGAAGGTGACCTTGTCGTACCTACCACGTTTCCGCGTCACTTGCAGAAGCAGGAAGTCGCCTATGACTTATATAATCTTTCTCGCGGTGAAGCTAGTAAGGAAGGGCGATGGGCATCTGGGCCGAGCATGGACGGGAAGGGAACGTTTAACTATGTGGCAGACCCTGTCCCATTTGGTCCGAAAGCCTATTTGCATCCAGCGCCATATTGGGTTCATGACACAATGGTACCCATGATGAAATAA
- a CDS encoding DUF2200 domain-containing protein, with translation MATHRIYRMSFGSVYPHYITKAEKKGRTKEEVDEIITWLTGYSQEELEAQLEKETDFETFFAEAPNMNPNRTLIKGVVCGVRVENVEEPVMREIRYLDKLIDELAKGKALEKIFRKDT, from the coding sequence ATGGCTACACATAGGATTTATCGTATGAGTTTCGGAAGTGTTTATCCTCACTATATTACGAAGGCAGAGAAAAAGGGGCGTACGAAAGAAGAAGTCGATGAAATCATCACCTGGTTGACTGGGTATAGCCAAGAAGAGTTAGAAGCTCAACTCGAGAAAGAGACAGACTTCGAAACATTCTTTGCAGAAGCTCCTAACATGAACCCAAACCGAACATTAATCAAAGGCGTCGTCTGCGGCGTACGAGTGGAGAACGTCGAGGAACCTGTCATGAGGGAAATTCGGTATTTGGACAAACTCATCGACGAGTTAGCCAAAGGGAAAGCTTTAGAGAAAATCTTTAGGAAAGACACCTAA